In one Nostoc sp. KVJ3 genomic region, the following are encoded:
- a CDS encoding XisH family protein: MSAKDIFHQSVKKALQKEQWRITSDPLKFKFGEVNFQIDLGVEKIIAAEKGNEKIAIEIKSFLNPSAITDFYSALGQFLSYRLALAGYEPERVLYLAVPLDTYKTFFQLEFTQTAIKQYQVLLIVYNPVDEVIVEWIN, from the coding sequence GTGTCTGCCAAAGATATTTTTCATCAATCAGTTAAAAAAGCTTTGCAAAAAGAACAATGGAGGATTACGAGCGATCCGTTAAAATTTAAATTTGGGGAAGTCAATTTCCAAATTGATTTAGGCGTAGAGAAAATAATTGCCGCAGAAAAAGGAAATGAAAAAATAGCAATTGAAATCAAAAGCTTTTTAAACCCCTCGGCAATTACAGATTTTTACTCTGCTTTGGGACAATTTCTTAGTTACCGTCTAGCATTAGCAGGATATGAACCAGAGCGAGTCTTATACTTAGCAGTTCCATTGGATACGTACAAAACATTTTTTCAACTGGAGTTTACTCAAACTGCGATCAAACAGTATCAGGTGCTATTAATTGTTTACAATCCAGTAGATGAGGTGATTGTAGAGTGGATAAACTAA
- a CDS encoding flavin prenyltransferase UbiX, whose protein sequence is MSNNTKPLILGVSGASGLIYAVRAIKFLLEADYRIELVASKSTYMVWQSEQEIRMPPEPIQQEQFWREQAGVALSGKLRCHPWGDVGAGIASGSFATLGMIIIPCSMSTVAKLAVGLSSDLLERAADVQLKEGRKLVIVPRETPFSLIHLRNLTSLAEVGVRIVPAIPAWYHNPKSIEDLVDFVVARALDQLDIDCIPIQRWEGRH, encoded by the coding sequence GTGTCAAATAACACCAAGCCTTTAATTTTAGGCGTATCGGGCGCATCTGGTCTAATTTACGCTGTTCGCGCGATCAAATTTTTGCTAGAAGCGGATTATAGGATTGAATTGGTTGCCTCTAAATCTACTTACATGGTTTGGCAGTCAGAACAGGAAATTCGGATGCCACCAGAACCAATTCAACAAGAACAATTTTGGCGAGAGCAAGCGGGAGTTGCCCTTTCGGGTAAACTCCGTTGCCATCCTTGGGGTGACGTTGGAGCCGGTATTGCCAGTGGTTCCTTTGCCACTCTGGGGATGATAATTATTCCATGCAGCATGAGTACAGTCGCAAAGCTAGCAGTTGGCTTGAGTTCCGATTTACTAGAACGGGCAGCAGATGTCCAACTCAAAGAAGGGCGAAAATTGGTCATTGTCCCGCGAGAAACGCCTTTTAGCTTAATTCACCTGCGGAACTTAACCTCTTTAGCTGAAGTTGGAGTGAGAATCGTCCCCGCTATTCCCGCCTGGTATCATAATCCCAAAAGCATCGAGGATTTAGTTGATTTTGTAGTTGCCCGTGCTTTAGATCAACTAGATATTGACTGCATTCCAATTCAGAGGTGGGAAGGTCGTCACTAA
- a CDS encoding LapA family protein: protein MAVIRLILLVAVLGGLTLLLVQNFSPALSLVFLGVRTQPLPLAIWILFSTTAGAFTSVLIATLFNLSNYFGAGQRQTPDRRSTTSPRTKATRREEPTYRPASPPPPASKKDEPTSDEFDDWETNGSRDDDWNFDEKSEEAPTPNPQPQPTKDSKTYERQSEVKSSSQSGSVYSYSYREPKNTAAGKTESIYDADYRVIIPPYQPPTPNQADDDDWEFFEDDEDFEDDDKRPRR, encoded by the coding sequence ATGGCTGTAATTCGCTTAATTCTATTAGTGGCAGTACTGGGAGGACTAACACTGTTGTTAGTTCAAAATTTTTCACCTGCCCTATCGCTAGTATTTTTGGGCGTGCGAACTCAACCATTACCACTAGCGATATGGATTTTGTTCAGTACTACCGCAGGTGCTTTCACATCTGTATTGATTGCTACCTTGTTTAACTTATCCAATTATTTTGGGGCGGGACAACGCCAAACTCCTGACCGCCGAAGCACAACTTCACCTCGAACAAAGGCAACCCGACGAGAAGAACCTACATATCGCCCTGCCAGTCCTCCACCACCAGCTAGTAAAAAAGATGAGCCTACTAGTGATGAATTTGATGATTGGGAGACAAATGGCAGTAGAGATGATGATTGGAACTTTGATGAAAAGTCAGAAGAAGCGCCTACTCCTAATCCTCAACCTCAACCTACTAAAGACTCAAAAACTTACGAACGTCAATCAGAAGTCAAAAGCAGTTCTCAATCTGGTTCAGTTTACTCCTATAGCTACCGCGAACCAAAAAATACCGCTGCCGGAAAAACTGAATCAATTTATGATGCCGATTACCGGGTAATTATCCCCCCTTATCAGCCGCCAACTCCTAATCAAGCGGATGATGATGATTGGGAATTTTTTGAGGATGATGAAGATTTTGAGGATGATGATAAACGCCCCCGTCGGTGA
- a CDS encoding ribonuclease R family protein, with amino-acid sequence MEFSIATLLANFTDDKLVARKVLEKKLGCEDEKSLQKLHIALDVLEKIGILVKERGKYRRVSEEGIIEAKLRCSSKGFCFAIQDVEGAEDIYIRESHLSNAWNGDRVLVRVLKEGSRRRSPEGEVKLILERSNHTLLARIKQVEAGFRAVPLDDRLLFELKIQPNEAKLEEAIDHLVHVEVLRYPLAQYPPLGRVVQILGSDAEAAADIDLVTCKHDLSRTFSDNVLEAAAKLPKKLLKADLKNRLDLRNLFTLTIEGVNGDTKVIENAFSLERNLAGNWLLGVHITDVSHYVQPDEALDREALKRGKSVYLGELVLPILPPAVVERCSLVPGSDRLTISFLITIDPQSGEVLEWEIQPSVINVETALSTELAQAILTGVAQDKSSQVSQILQDLQALQTAVKQVRLNRGSLQLNLPPSQNAYYDEGILGAVVVNDLPVRSLLTELVLLVNQLVATHLNALGVPAIWRVQGTPDVEDVQEMLKLAVNLGVDLTLDPEVDIQPLDYQHLTTAFAESPSEQVLTYLLQDTLKPSAYSTTKGSHFGLALPQYVHFSAPLRRYPDLLMQRVYYTLLENGRDRRNTRVRERVNLRHSSSHEEINWNVLPPELQQELQSDLTRVIVQLNDREKEVQEAEADLAGLQKAQLMKQRIGQVFQGVITGVQSYGFFVEIEVPAAEVEASSNPGVPLRVEGLVHVSSLKDDWYEYRARQQALFGRKNRASYRLGDRVAVQVKSVDYYRQQIDLVTVGSDGLAKGLTGNGSNEELSDLYLPNDMEPDDLDPYSEDE; translated from the coding sequence ATGGAATTTTCAATCGCTACACTCCTTGCCAATTTCACCGATGATAAATTGGTAGCTCGGAAGGTTTTAGAAAAGAAACTTGGCTGTGAAGATGAAAAAAGTTTACAAAAACTTCACATCGCCTTAGATGTTCTGGAAAAAATCGGTATTTTAGTCAAAGAACGGGGCAAGTACCGCCGTGTCTCAGAAGAGGGAATAATCGAGGCAAAACTCCGTTGTTCTAGTAAAGGCTTTTGCTTTGCTATTCAAGATGTGGAAGGAGCCGAGGATATTTACATCCGCGAAAGTCATCTGAGTAATGCTTGGAATGGCGATCGCGTTTTGGTGAGAGTTCTCAAGGAAGGCAGTCGCCGTCGCTCTCCCGAAGGGGAGGTGAAGCTGATTTTAGAACGTTCTAACCACACCTTGCTGGCACGAATTAAGCAGGTGGAAGCTGGTTTTAGGGCTGTGCCTTTAGACGATCGATTGCTGTTTGAATTGAAGATTCAACCTAACGAGGCAAAGTTAGAAGAAGCGATCGATCACCTGGTTCATGTGGAAGTTTTGCGTTACCCGTTGGCACAATATCCTCCCCTTGGTCGAGTTGTGCAAATCCTCGGTAGTGATGCCGAAGCTGCTGCTGATATAGATTTAGTTACGTGCAAACACGACCTTTCCCGGACTTTTTCGGATAATGTGTTGGAAGCAGCCGCCAAGTTGCCCAAAAAGTTACTCAAAGCAGACCTGAAAAATCGGCTAGATTTGCGTAACTTGTTTACTCTCACTATTGAAGGGGTAAATGGTGATACCAAAGTTATAGAAAACGCTTTTAGTTTAGAAAGAAACTTAGCCGGGAATTGGCTTTTGGGCGTTCATATCACCGATGTTTCTCACTATGTCCAACCTGATGAAGCTTTAGATAGAGAAGCGCTCAAACGGGGCAAATCAGTGTATTTGGGAGAATTAGTGTTGCCAATTTTGCCCCCAGCAGTCGTAGAACGCTGTTCTTTAGTACCTGGGAGCGATCGCTTAACCATCTCTTTCTTAATTACCATTGATCCCCAATCTGGAGAAGTGCTGGAGTGGGAAATTCAACCCAGTGTCATTAACGTAGAGACTGCACTGAGTACGGAACTTGCTCAAGCAATTCTCACTGGTGTTGCACAAGATAAATCATCACAGGTTTCCCAAATTCTGCAAGACCTCCAAGCCTTGCAAACAGCCGTAAAACAGGTACGTTTGAATCGTGGTAGCCTCCAGTTGAATCTGCCACCCAGTCAAAACGCCTATTATGATGAAGGGATTCTCGGCGCTGTGGTGGTGAATGATTTACCAGTGCGATCGCTACTCACGGAGTTGGTACTGTTAGTTAATCAACTGGTTGCAACTCACTTAAATGCTCTTGGTGTTCCTGCCATTTGGCGAGTCCAAGGTACACCCGATGTCGAAGATGTCCAGGAAATGCTGAAATTGGCAGTCAATTTAGGCGTTGACCTCACATTAGATCCAGAAGTCGATATCCAACCCTTAGATTATCAGCATTTGACCACAGCTTTTGCAGAATCTCCCTCTGAGCAAGTTCTGACTTACTTATTACAAGATACCCTCAAGCCGTCGGCATACAGCACCACCAAAGGATCTCACTTTGGTCTGGCACTACCGCAATATGTTCACTTTAGCGCTCCCTTGCGGCGTTACCCAGATTTGTTGATGCAGAGAGTGTATTACACCCTACTCGAAAACGGACGCGATCGCCGCAATACCCGTGTGAGAGAGCGCGTTAACCTGCGCCACTCCTCCAGCCACGAGGAAATTAACTGGAACGTTTTACCCCCAGAATTGCAGCAAGAACTCCAAAGCGATTTAACTAGGGTAATTGTCCAACTCAACGATCGAGAAAAAGAAGTCCAAGAAGCTGAAGCTGATTTAGCCGGACTGCAAAAAGCCCAACTGATGAAGCAACGCATCGGCCAGGTATTTCAAGGCGTGATTACCGGCGTTCAATCCTACGGTTTCTTTGTGGAAATTGAAGTACCAGCCGCCGAAGTGGAGGCCAGCAGTAATCCTGGTGTGCCTTTAAGGGTAGAGGGATTGGTACACGTCAGTTCTCTTAAAGACGATTGGTATGAATATCGCGCCAGACAACAGGCATTGTTTGGGCGGAAAAATCGCGCTTCTTATCGATTGGGCGATCGCGTCGCCGTGCAAGTTAAGAGTGTCGATTACTACCGTCAACAAATTGATTTGGTAACAGTCGGCAGCGATGGTCTAGCTAAAGGGTTAACTGGTAATGGTTCTAATGAGGAACTTTCAGACCTATACTTACCAAATGACATGGAGCCTGATGACCTAGATCCTTACTCGGAAGATGAGTAA
- a CDS encoding shikimate kinase, whose product MDSLLQGVNLYLIGMMGVGKTTVGPLLAKHLAYGFVDIDGVIAKATGKSVSQLFAEVGEAAFRQIESDVLSQVCAFTKLTIATGGGIVLRRENWGYLHHGLIVWLDVPVEIIYSRLAEDTTRPLLQDADLKGKLRSLLEQRTPLYSQADLHITVQEGETPEDIANRIIEVIPSVLKPQVSHL is encoded by the coding sequence GTGGACAGTTTATTACAAGGAGTCAATCTATACTTAATTGGGATGATGGGTGTTGGTAAGACGACAGTAGGGCCCTTACTAGCAAAGCATTTGGCTTATGGGTTTGTGGATATCGATGGTGTCATTGCCAAAGCAACTGGTAAATCTGTCAGTCAGTTATTTGCAGAAGTGGGTGAAGCAGCGTTTCGCCAAATTGAGAGTGATGTACTTTCACAAGTTTGCGCTTTTACAAAATTGACTATAGCAACTGGTGGGGGTATTGTATTACGGCGAGAAAATTGGGGTTACTTGCACCACGGTTTGATCGTATGGCTAGATGTGCCAGTTGAAATCATTTACAGCCGTTTAGCTGAGGATACCACCAGACCACTCTTGCAAGATGCTGACCTCAAGGGTAAATTGCGATCGCTCCTCGAACAACGAACACCACTTTACTCTCAAGCTGATTTGCACATCACTGTCCAAGAGGGAGAAACACCTGAAGACATTGCCAACAGAATAATTGAGGTAATTCCTAGCGTTCTCAAACCACAAGTCTCTCATTTATAG